Proteins from a genomic interval of Candidatus Rokuibacteriota bacterium:
- a CDS encoding succinate dehydrogenase has product MSKRVFQNQRGEVIPGATLRTDAWWLEPLSVILLLGAFGVYATWAALQNAHYYVAPYLSPFYSPCLAANCQHVSLPLIGSWWNLSPAFLILWIPGGFRATCYYYRKAYYRSFFGSPPGCAVRDVSKSYSGETRFPFILQNVHRYFFWLGIPVIAFLWWDAVMAFNFNGRVGMGVGTLVLILNAALLSLYTFSCHSCRHLCGGGLNVFSKAPARHGIWRVVSRLNEKHMQIAWVSLIWVGLTDVYIRLLSMGVIKDVRFF; this is encoded by the coding sequence ATGTCCAAACGGGTCTTCCAGAACCAGCGGGGGGAGGTCATCCCCGGCGCGACGCTGCGCACCGACGCGTGGTGGCTCGAGCCGCTGAGCGTCATCCTCCTCCTGGGCGCCTTCGGCGTGTACGCGACATGGGCGGCGCTGCAGAACGCCCACTACTACGTCGCCCCGTATCTGTCGCCCTTCTATTCGCCCTGCCTCGCGGCCAACTGCCAGCACGTGAGCCTGCCGCTGATCGGCTCGTGGTGGAACCTCTCACCGGCCTTCCTGATCCTGTGGATCCCCGGCGGCTTCCGCGCCACGTGCTACTACTACCGCAAGGCCTACTACCGCTCGTTCTTCGGCTCGCCGCCGGGCTGCGCCGTGCGCGACGTCTCGAAGAGCTACAGCGGCGAGACGCGCTTCCCGTTCATCCTCCAGAACGTCCACCGCTACTTCTTCTGGCTCGGCATCCCGGTCATCGCCTTCCTCTGGTGGGACGCGGTCATGGCTTTCAACTTCAACGGCCGCGTCGGCATGGGTGTGGGCACCCTCGTCCTCATCCTGAACGCGGCGCTGCTGTCGCTGTACACCTTCTCGTGCCACTCCTGCCGCCACCTCTGCGGCGGCGGCCTCAACGTCTTCTCCAAGGCGCCGGCCCGTCACGGGATCTGGCGCGTGGTCAGCCGGCTCAACGAGAAGCACATGCAGATCGCGTGGGTGAGCCTGATCTGGGTGGGCCTGACCGACGTGTACATCCGGCTCCTGTCCATGGGCGTCATCAAAGACGTGAGGTTCTTCTAA
- a CDS encoding fumarate reductase/succinate dehydrogenase flavoprotein subunit, whose product MAANETYETHEYDVIVIGAGGAGLRAAIEASAAGVKTALICKSLLGKAHTVMAEGGIAAAMGNVWKEDNWKVHFRDTMRGGKMLANPRMAQLHAMESPDRVLELEEWGALFDRTKDGLINQRDFGGHKYARLAHVGDRTGLELIRTLQQHAVHKGIDVHMECNLQRLLKDGDRICGAFGYWRRTGAFVLFKAKAVVLATGGIGKSWKFTTNSWESVGDGIALALDAGADLIDMECVQFHPTGMVWPTSVRGLLVTEGVRGDGGTLKNAEGARFMFNYIPEYFKNETADNEREADAWYENKTNRRTPDLLPRDEVARAIHAEVKAGRGSPHGGVFLDIASRRSPEYIRRRLPSMYHQFKELADVDITKEPMEVGPVCHYMNGGIRVDAETTATAVPGLFAAGEVAGGLHGANRLGGNSLSDLVVFGRRAGLYAAEYVKSFRGTLHVDAGQVEAASRALLAPFQHAGNENPYAIHADLQECMQSLVGIIRTEGELKKALDQLAVFKQRLGRVRADAGREFNPAWHLALDLHSMLSVSEAVALGALERKESRGGHTRDDYPRADDRFGKINMVARRRNGQISIAQEPLPQMPDDLTQLLQEKK is encoded by the coding sequence ATGGCCGCCAACGAGACGTACGAGACCCACGAATACGACGTGATCGTGATCGGCGCCGGCGGTGCCGGCCTGCGGGCCGCCATCGAGGCCAGCGCGGCCGGGGTCAAGACGGCGCTCATCTGCAAGTCGCTCCTCGGCAAGGCCCACACCGTCATGGCCGAGGGCGGCATCGCCGCGGCCATGGGCAACGTGTGGAAGGAGGACAACTGGAAGGTCCACTTCCGCGACACCATGCGCGGCGGCAAGATGCTGGCCAACCCGCGCATGGCCCAGCTGCACGCCATGGAGTCGCCCGACCGCGTGCTGGAACTGGAGGAGTGGGGCGCGCTCTTCGACCGCACCAAGGACGGGCTCATCAACCAGCGCGACTTCGGCGGCCACAAGTACGCGCGCCTGGCCCACGTGGGCGACCGGACGGGGCTCGAGCTGATCCGCACGCTCCAGCAACACGCGGTGCACAAGGGCATCGACGTGCACATGGAGTGCAACCTCCAGCGCCTGCTCAAGGACGGCGACCGGATCTGCGGAGCCTTCGGCTACTGGCGGCGCACCGGTGCGTTCGTGCTGTTCAAGGCCAAGGCCGTTGTGCTGGCCACGGGTGGGATCGGCAAGTCCTGGAAGTTCACGACCAACTCCTGGGAGAGCGTCGGGGATGGCATCGCGCTGGCGCTGGACGCGGGCGCCGACCTCATCGACATGGAGTGCGTCCAGTTCCATCCGACAGGGATGGTCTGGCCGACCAGCGTGCGCGGACTCCTCGTGACGGAGGGCGTGCGCGGCGACGGCGGCACGCTCAAGAACGCCGAGGGCGCGCGCTTCATGTTCAACTACATCCCCGAGTACTTCAAGAATGAGACCGCCGACAATGAGCGGGAGGCCGACGCCTGGTACGAGAACAAGACCAACCGCCGCACCCCCGACCTTCTGCCGCGGGACGAGGTCGCCCGGGCCATCCACGCCGAGGTCAAGGCCGGCCGCGGCAGCCCCCACGGCGGCGTGTTCCTCGACATCGCCTCCCGGCGGTCGCCGGAGTACATCCGCCGCCGGCTGCCCTCCATGTACCACCAGTTCAAGGAGCTGGCCGACGTGGACATCACGAAGGAGCCCATGGAGGTCGGTCCGGTCTGCCACTACATGAATGGCGGCATCCGGGTGGACGCGGAGACCACCGCGACCGCCGTGCCCGGGCTCTTCGCGGCGGGCGAGGTCGCGGGCGGCCTGCACGGCGCCAATCGGCTCGGCGGCAACTCGCTTTCGGACCTTGTCGTCTTCGGCCGCCGCGCGGGCCTCTACGCCGCGGAGTACGTCAAATCCTTCCGGGGGACGCTCCACGTGGACGCCGGGCAGGTGGAGGCCGCCTCCCGGGCCCTGCTCGCGCCCTTCCAGCACGCGGGCAACGAGAATCCCTACGCGATCCACGCCGATCTGCAGGAGTGCATGCAGTCGCTGGTCGGTATCATCCGCACCGAGGGTGAGCTCAAGAAGGCGCTCGACCAGCTGGCCGTGTTCAAGCAGCGCCTCGGGCGGGTCCGCGCCGACGCCGGGCGCGAGTTCAACCCCGCCTGGCATCTGGCCCTCGATCTCCACTCCATGCTCTCGGTGTCGGAAGCCGTCGCCCTGGGGGCGCTCGAGCGCAAGGAGAGCCGCGGTGGCCATACCCGCGACGATTACCCGAGGGCGGACGACCGCTTCGGCAAGATCAACATGGTGGCGCGGCGGAGGAACGGGCAGATCAGCATCGCCCAGGAGCCCCTGCCCCAGATGCCGGACGACCTCACGCAGCTCCTCCAGGAGAAGAAATAA